One genomic region from Nymphaea colorata isolate Beijing-Zhang1983 chromosome 12, ASM883128v2, whole genome shotgun sequence encodes:
- the LOC116266009 gene encoding cysteine proteinase inhibitor A-like yields the protein MVPMWKGKWLQFLLKMVVLTYLMLLVFHPDTTTAMDTPGGISDSGSDGDDPTHDVEIIQLAIFAVEQFCQQTPAAPIKFSRVVSARTQVVEGIIYYLVIEAVDNKGEIEQFEAMIWVKPWENFRQIVEFKQI from the exons ATGGTTCCAATGTGGAAGGGAAAATGGTTGCAGTTTCTTCTCAAGATGGTCGTGCTCACGTACTTAATGCTCTTGGTTTTCCATCCAGATACTACCACCGCGATGGATACTCCTGGAGGAATTTCTGACTCCGGTAGCGACGGCGACGATCCCACTCATGACGTGGAAATCATACAGCTTGCTATATTTGCAGTTGAACAATTCTGCCAGCAG ACGCCTGCAGCACCAATCAAGTTCTCGAGGGTCGTATCTGCAAGGACTCAAGTGGTGGAAGGAATCATATACTACTTGGTCATTGAGGCGGTTGACAACAAAGGAGAAATAGAGCAGTTTGAAGCCATGATATGGGTCAAGCCCTGGGAGAACTTCAGGCAGATTGTGGAGTTCAAGCAGATCTAG